The sequence ATGCTGAGGGCGCCACGGGTTCCAAAAAGCGTCCACTTGATGTCGGGAACATTCTGAGCAAACTGCTCCCAGCCACCTAATCCAGCCACCACGAACGGTATCGCAATCAGCACACCCAACAATGCCACAACGCCATTCAAAACGTCCGTGTATACCACCGACAACAGTCCTGCCAGGGTTGTGTAGATGATCGTAAACAGAGCCGTCACGATCATGCCGAGCAGAAGGTTGTCAATGCCGGGAATCATCTGCCCCGATCCGGCGATGATTTCAAAAACTCTGCCACCACCACGAAACTGATAGCTGACGATCGTTACGTAGGCGATGACGGTGGTGATGGATGCCAGGAGTCCGGTGCGGGCGTCGAAGCGGCGCTCGAGAATCTGGGGCACAGATGAGGCGCCCACCCCGCGAATGCGTTTGGCGATGAAATAGATGAGGATGATGCCGATCCAGGCGCCGCTTGAGGCCCACAGCGCCGCGAAGCCGTTTTCGTAGCCCAGCCGTCCGTTGTTAAATACCGAGCCTGAGCCTGTCCAAGTTGCAAGCAGAGTTCCCACCAAGATCGGCCATTTCAGATTGCGACCGGCGACGGCAAAATCTTCCGCTGTGCGCACACGGCGGCGCAGGATCAATCCTACGCCGATCAACAATGCCAGGTAACTGATGACAACGACCAGATAGCTCATGCTATGGCTCTATGCAGCCGCTGTTGTCATCGAGGGAGCAGGCGCCCCGTCGCTGAATTGATCGACTCTGACCAGGGTTGATTCCCCGCACTGGCAGGACACGGACCGGCCGGCTGAAAGGTAAAACGTATTCGACCGTATGGATCGCGATGGCATGTTATCTCCGACCCCCAATAGTATCAAGTTGGCAGCTCCACGCGCACACATGCTGGCGACATTATCACAGTTTCTTAATGCCGCGGGCCATGCGTTGCAGGGCGGTCTGTATGTTTTCTATGGAATTGGCAAAGGCCAGCCGTAAGTAGCCTTCCCCGTGGGCACCGAACGAAGTCCCCGCAAGGGTCGCAACTCCGTAGTTTTCGAGGAAGTATTCCTCCAAGGGTTTACTTCGCAGCGGCAGCTCCTTGACATTGGCGAAGGCGTAGAAGGAGCCAGCCGGAGAAAGGCAGGTAATCCCATCAAGGGCGTTAAGTCCTGATACGATAAAATCACGTCTGCGTCGGAACTCCTCCACCATTGCAAGCGCCTGGCTTTGGGGACCCTTGATAGCCTCCACACAGGCCATCTGAACGAAACTGTTCGTGCATGAGTTGCTGTTGGTCTGGAGGCGGGCGACCCAGACGGCCAACTCCTCATTCATCACGCCATAGCCCGCCCTCCAGCCGGTCATGGCGTAAGTCTTGGAAAAGCCGTCCAACAATATGACCCGGTCCTGCATCCCGGGAAACGACAGCAGCGATATGTGTTCATCACCATAGACAATGCGGGAGTAGATCTCATCGGCCAGGACTAAGATGTCGTGCCGCTCCACCAGCTCGGCAACGCGCGCCAGCTCATCGCGGGGAATCATTCCGCCGGTGGGATTACCCGGCGAGTTCAGGATTAAGAATCGAGTTTTAGGAGTGATCAGGTCGGCGAGTTCGTCCACATCCACGCTGAAGCCCCGTTCCTCGCGCATGGGGAGCGGAACGGCCTTTGCACCGATCCAGTCAATCACTGATGCGTAAATGGGGAAGCCCGGGTTGGGATAGATGACCTCATCACCGGGGTTAATGCAAGCCAGCAGTGAGAAGAAAATAATGGGCTTGGCACCTGGCGTAACCACCACGTTCTCAGCGGTCACGTCCACCCCCCGAGTACGGCTCACCTCCTCGGCAATTGCTGCCCGCAGCAGAGGCAGGCCGGCGGCCGGCCCATAGTGGGTGTAACCCTCGTCCAGAGCGGTCTTGGCTGCATCGCGAATGTTCTCCGGCGTATCAAAGTCGGGTTCGCCCAGCTCCAGGTGGATCACCTCGCGCCCTTCGGCCTCCAACTTCCGTGCCCGTACCAGGACGTCAAAGGCGGTTTCAGTCCCCAGACGGGCTAGGCTTGCTGCCAGGTTCACGATGGCCAGCGGCAGTATTTATGTGCTGCTAACGTCATCTGGCGTGCCATTGGCCGCACTCCGTCAGAGCAGCAACTTTCGCAGGTATTTAATGGGTGGGGAGCCGTGGGACAGGAGCTTTTCGTGGAATTTGCGCAGGTCAAAGTGGTCCCCCAGTGCAGCCTCCATATCGCTACGCAACGCCCACATGAGAGTAGTGCCTACAAAATATGTGGAGAGCTGCGCAGAAGTGAGCTGGGCCCTGACCCACTTCAGTTCCGCTTCGGATTGCTCCTGAAACGTTTCGTCCACCATCAACTGCATGGCCTCTTCCTGGCTCATGCCCTGTGCATGGATGCCTTGGTCCAGAATGGCATTGGCGATACCGCGCAGATACCACTTTTTCTGAACCAGCCGGTAGCGGGGATCGCCCCCGCCGTAACCGGCCTCAATCATCATCGTTTCACAGTAGTGCGCCCACCCCTCGACCATGACCCCGCTGCCGAATACCGCCCTCAGAACGGATGGGTAGCGGTTGGCGTAGTAGAGTTGCACGTAGTGGCCGGGCAAGGCCTCGTGAATGCTGAGGATTTTCACTGAAATGGAATTGTATTCCCTGAGAAAACTTTCCGCCCGCTCATCATCCCAGTCTTCGGGGATGGGGGACACGTTGTAGAAGGTTTTCAGCCCTTTTTCCAGAGGCCCCGGCGCTTCCAGGCTGGCGATGGAAACCCCCCGCTGAAATTCTGGTGTCGGGCGTATCTCCAGCGGATGCCGGGAATCGAGTGCGATGATATCATGCTCCCTGATAAATGCTTCCAGATCCACAATGGTGCCCGTGACGTTGTCGAGCACTTCACCTCGCCCCACATGGTCTTCGGCTATTTGGTCGAGTGCCCACTTGATTGCTTTCAGCGTGTCGGCGCGGTCCGTGGCACTGAACCCGGCCACCTCCTGCAGGTAGAGGGGCAGCGCCAACTCGAACATCTCATGCTGCGTCATGGCCAGCTCCGAACGGGCCCTGCGGAGAATCTCGTCGGGTGTGATGTCTTCACCCAGTGATAGCAGCAGCTTGCGCTCGTAGAGCTTAGCCCCCAGCCGAAAATCTTTGTCGGCTCTTGGCAGCAGATTGGATTCCAGCCACGAACTGAAGGCTTCCAAGGCCGCCGCCGCTGTGTCCGAGGCTTCACGAAGGGCCTGTTCCTGGTCCGTCGTAAGCGGTGACAATAGGGTGAAGAGTTCTTCTGAGACCAGGTTTACGGCCCCATTTACTTGCCGTATGGCGGTGCGGGTATGAACCTCGGGTGCAGTCTCCAATGCAGTCTGGGCCTCCTCCAAGACTCGGGGGATATCCTTCAAACGGTTCAAAATGTTTGCCAGCCGCTCAGCAAGGGGCGCAAAATCCTGGGAAGCCAGCAACATGATGCCGAAACCCACCTCTTGGGCAACTTGCATGGGGTTCCAGGTATGCTCGCGCAGATCGATCAGCCCAAATAGCACCAGGTCTAATGAATTCTGGAAAATGTGGTAGTCCACCTCCTCTTCCAGAGACAATGTTTCAGGGTCTATCTGGCCCAGGCGGATCTGGAACTGCCGCACCTGTTGGGCTGCTGCCTGCATGGATTCACTGGTATACCGACCGAACCGTCCATCATGATCGTGCATGCCAATCCATGTGGCCTCGACCGGCGATGACTGGAAGTGCCAGACGAGGTAATCATCCACCAAGGCATGGAAAGTTTGCCGTGAGGGATTACAAGCAAATTGCAGGAGCGCTAGAAGCAGGATGAGCTGCGGTTTCATGTATCTTCCTTCCCGGTTTGGCTGGCTTAAAAGTACCAAGTTTTGGGGCACGAATTCCATAGCCGTTCAGTGAGCGCCACGATATAAAAATTTAGACCCGCCACTGTGATCCGGGTTGCCCATGGGTCGCTTTTCCGGTAGATTCGAGGACTTTATCTAGCGGAGCAAAACGTATTGGGAGCGTTATGAAACTCAAACTTCATTGGCAGATTTTTATTGCCATGATATTGGGATTTCTCTTTGCCACCATTTTTCCTGACCAAGCTGATAAGGCCACCCCCTTGGGTGACATTTTCATGCGCCTGCTCAGAATGGTCATTGTGCCGTTGATATTCACATCCATCGTCTCCGGCGTGGCCGGCATTGGCGATTCCCGCAGCCTCGGCCGCCTCGGTGCGAAAACCTTTAGCTATTACATGGCCTCGAGCTTTCTGGCCATCTTGGTTGGATTGACCCTCACCAATGTAATCCAGCCCGGCGTCGGTGTGGAAGTGGCTCAAGAGGTGCGGATATCGCCCGAAGATTTAGATACGCCAGGTTCAATCGCAGACATTCTCATGCGCATTATCCCCGTGAATCCGGTGAGAGCTGCCGCCGAGGGTGACATCTTGGGTCTCATCTTCTTCGCTATCGTGTTCGGTTTTGCCATTACCCAGCTGCCGGAGAAGCAGCGTGGCGGATTCCTGGCATTTTTCGATTCGGGTTTTGAGGTGATGATGAAACTCACCCGCGCGGTTATCCGCCTCGCGCCTATTGGCGTCTTTGGATTAATTGCCCGCGCTGTGTCGCTGATGGGAGCTGATCTGTTTCAGGCTGTGGGCAAATACATGCTCACCATTACTCTCGGGTTGACGATCCATTTCCTGATTGTACTGCCCGCACTGTTCTTTCTGTTAACACGGAAAAGTCCTCTACTGCACTACCGGGCGATGGCATCAGCCATGGCGATGGCCTTCTCCGCCAGCTCCTCCTCGGCGACTTTGCCGCTAACCTTAGAGTCGATGCGGAAGAACGCCGGCGTATCCAATAAGGTGTCCAGTTTCGTCCTGCCCATGGGTGCCACCATCAATATGGATGGTACTGCATTGTATGAGTGCGCCGGGGTACTGTTTATTGCTCAAGCCCTGGGGATCGATCTGGATTTTGGGGCCCAGGTGCTGGTGGTGATAACGGCCCTGTTGGCATCCATTGGGGCGGCGGGGATACCATCGGCGGGCCTGGTCATGATCTTCATTGTGCTCCAGGC is a genomic window of Candidatus Neomarinimicrobiota bacterium containing:
- a CDS encoding DUF885 domain-containing protein, whose amino-acid sequence is MKPQLILLLALLQFACNPSRQTFHALVDDYLVWHFQSSPVEATWIGMHDHDGRFGRYTSESMQAAAQQVRQFQIRLGQIDPETLSLEEEVDYHIFQNSLDLVLFGLIDLREHTWNPMQVAQEVGFGIMLLASQDFAPLAERLANILNRLKDIPRVLEEAQTALETAPEVHTRTAIRQVNGAVNLVSEELFTLLSPLTTDQEQALREASDTAAAALEAFSSWLESNLLPRADKDFRLGAKLYERKLLLSLGEDITPDEILRRARSELAMTQHEMFELALPLYLQEVAGFSATDRADTLKAIKWALDQIAEDHVGRGEVLDNVTGTIVDLEAFIREHDIIALDSRHPLEIRPTPEFQRGVSIASLEAPGPLEKGLKTFYNVSPIPEDWDDERAESFLREYNSISVKILSIHEALPGHYVQLYYANRYPSVLRAVFGSGVMVEGWAHYCETMMIEAGYGGGDPRYRLVQKKWYLRGIANAILDQGIHAQGMSQEEAMQLMVDETFQEQSEAELKWVRAQLTSAQLSTYFVGTTLMWALRSDMEAALGDHFDLRKFHEKLLSHGSPPIKYLRKLLL
- a CDS encoding pyridoxal phosphate-dependent aminotransferase, with product MNLAASLARLGTETAFDVLVRARKLEAEGREVIHLELGEPDFDTPENIRDAAKTALDEGYTHYGPAAGLPLLRAAIAEEVSRTRGVDVTAENVVVTPGAKPIIFFSLLACINPGDEVIYPNPGFPIYASVIDWIGAKAVPLPMREERGFSVDVDELADLITPKTRFLILNSPGNPTGGMIPRDELARVAELVERHDILVLADEIYSRIVYGDEHISLLSFPGMQDRVILLDGFSKTYAMTGWRAGYGVMNEELAVWVARLQTNSNSCTNSFVQMACVEAIKGPQSQALAMVEEFRRRRDFIVSGLNALDGITCLSPAGSFYAFANVKELPLRSKPLEEYFLENYGVATLAGTSFGAHGEGYLRLAFANSIENIQTALQRMARGIKKL
- a CDS encoding dicarboxylate/amino acid:cation symporter; translated protein: MKLKLHWQIFIAMILGFLFATIFPDQADKATPLGDIFMRLLRMVIVPLIFTSIVSGVAGIGDSRSLGRLGAKTFSYYMASSFLAILVGLTLTNVIQPGVGVEVAQEVRISPEDLDTPGSIADILMRIIPVNPVRAAAEGDILGLIFFAIVFGFAITQLPEKQRGGFLAFFDSGFEVMMKLTRAVIRLAPIGVFGLIARAVSLMGADLFQAVGKYMLTITLGLTIHFLIVLPALFFLLTRKSPLLHYRAMASAMAMAFSASSSSATLPLTLESMRKNAGVSNKVSSFVLPMGATINMDGTALYECAGVLFIAQALGIDLDFGAQVLVVITALLASIGAAGIPSAGLVMIFIVLQAVNITTPAAYALVGLMLAVDRPLDMYRTVVNITSDSIGAAIIAHSEGEDLAYPMAMEQDNA